In Castor canadensis chromosome 11, mCasCan1.hap1v2, whole genome shotgun sequence, a single genomic region encodes these proteins:
- the C11H17orf99 gene encoding protein IL-40 isoform X2 produces the protein MRLLSLFCLAMLAPSSFPKKQAEEATPEISIAYQVLKVYPRGRQVRITCNASQAPPPVTYSLLASRDMQVDKKVMDTHKPASFNINITLKSSPDLLTYFCQAASSLGVHGPSARLQMYWELWAKPVSQVQVDFTLQDRESGPRAEMSCQASSGSPPISYLLVGKNGRVYMQQRPHHGQPANFQLSGMWGWFQCQAENSVSVQSSAFKLVPPVQLPLVPTSVLAGSLFTIAAITCWMVRTRL, from the exons ATGAGGCTGCTTTCCCTGTTCTGCTTGGCCATGCTGG CTCCCAGCAGTTTCCCTAAGAAGCAGGCAGAAG AGGCCACTCCAGAGATCTCCATTGCTTACCAAGTCCTAAAGGTGTACCCCCGAGGCCGCCAAGTACGCATCACATGCAACGCATCCCAGGCACCGCCGCCTGTCACCTATTCTCTCTTGGCCAGTCGGGACATGCAGGTGGACAAGAAGGTGATGGACACCCACAAGCCAGCCTCCTTCAACATCAACATCACGCTAAAGTCCAGCCCAGACCTGCTCACCTACTTCTGTCAGGCGGCCTCCTCCTTGGGTGTCCACGGGCCCAGCGCCAGGCTGCAGATGTATTGGGAGCTGTGGGCCA AGCCAGTGTCCCAGGTGCAGGTTGATTTCACCCTGCAGGACAGAGAGTCAGGCCCCAGGGCGGAGATGTCCTGCCAGGCATCCTCGGGCAGCCCACCCATCAGCTATCTCCTGGTGGGAAAGAACGGGCGCGTCTACATGCAGCAGAGGCCGCACCATGGGCAGCCTGCCAACTTCCAGCTGTCCGGGATGTGGGGCTGGTTCCAGTGCCAGGCTGAGAACAGTGTCAGTGTCCAGAGCAGTGCCTTCAAGTTGGTGCCCCCAG TGCAGCTGCCCCTGGTACCCACCAGCGTGCTGGCCGGCAGCCTCTTCACCATTGCAGCCATCACCTGCTGGATGGTCCGGACCAG GCTGTGA
- the C11H17orf99 gene encoding protein IL-40 isoform X1 has protein sequence MRLLSLFCLAMLAPSSFPKKQAEEATPEISIAYQVLKVYPRGRQVRITCNASQAPPPVTYSLLASRDMQVDKKVMDTHKPASFNINITLKSSPDLLTYFCQAASSLGVHGPSARLQMYWELWAKPVSQVQVDFTLQDRESGPRAEMSCQASSGSPPISYLLVGKNGRVYMQQRPHHGQPANFQLSGMWGWFQCQAENSVSVQSSAFKLVPPVQLPLVPTSVLAGSLFTIAAITCWMVRTRALML, from the exons ATGAGGCTGCTTTCCCTGTTCTGCTTGGCCATGCTGG CTCCCAGCAGTTTCCCTAAGAAGCAGGCAGAAG AGGCCACTCCAGAGATCTCCATTGCTTACCAAGTCCTAAAGGTGTACCCCCGAGGCCGCCAAGTACGCATCACATGCAACGCATCCCAGGCACCGCCGCCTGTCACCTATTCTCTCTTGGCCAGTCGGGACATGCAGGTGGACAAGAAGGTGATGGACACCCACAAGCCAGCCTCCTTCAACATCAACATCACGCTAAAGTCCAGCCCAGACCTGCTCACCTACTTCTGTCAGGCGGCCTCCTCCTTGGGTGTCCACGGGCCCAGCGCCAGGCTGCAGATGTATTGGGAGCTGTGGGCCA AGCCAGTGTCCCAGGTGCAGGTTGATTTCACCCTGCAGGACAGAGAGTCAGGCCCCAGGGCGGAGATGTCCTGCCAGGCATCCTCGGGCAGCCCACCCATCAGCTATCTCCTGGTGGGAAAGAACGGGCGCGTCTACATGCAGCAGAGGCCGCACCATGGGCAGCCTGCCAACTTCCAGCTGTCCGGGATGTGGGGCTGGTTCCAGTGCCAGGCTGAGAACAGTGTCAGTGTCCAGAGCAGTGCCTTCAAGTTGGTGCCCCCAG TGCAGCTGCCCCTGGTACCCACCAGCGTGCTGGCCGGCAGCCTCTTCACCATTGCAGCCATCACCTGCTGGATGGTCCGGACCAG GGCACTGATGCTCTAG